The segment ATTTCCACCAAGTGATAGTGATCATaaattgaattgagaaattaatgGTAGTCTACCAAGGAAAAGTGAAAATAAATTGGTTTCAATAGTATATCTTGGCAATTGGATGTAACATGAAAACGTGATCATGTAGCATGTATATTTTAGTGTAAAGTaatcattaaaaaatataaatctattttAACCAAATAGTTATTTCTCTTCTTATAGTTTCAAAACTATAAGATAACATCCAAATATTGGTAGGAATTTATTATCTTTAATTATTTATGTGCATGATCCAATATGACAAGTTGGTCAGCTACACAAGACTTGTGACAATGTATTCAATCTTGGCTATTGAATGTGAAAACTTAGTGTAACTAAGTAGCTTGAGGGTACTACTAAAGTTCATAAGATGTTTAAAGATATGATATTGTTAGTTGATTTGTATGAAGAGGCCATATAGTCACTTATGCTACACACTCTAGTGTTACATAGAAATCAAGGAACCTACTATTCTAGATAATCCTTGGTCTCTATTTCACCTTGAATTTTTCCCTATTACTCTACTTTTCTAGCTTTATGAAGCAAtttaagacttgattgataacaaaattgagataacttggatAGGATAATGAACCCATATACAATACATGTTCTATAATTTGTTTTAGACCTCTAATTTGGCCTTGTTAGATGTACATGgagtttattaaattttaattcatACACCTAAGCTCTCACAACATTTGATTCATCCTATGCACCTTGGTATGATCCATTATTTTAAATCTTAGGACCTTTAAATCTATCGCTTGTGATTTTCTTTTTTCTACTATCAAACATTGTACCTCAAATCCCTAAAAGTTTAAAGTTATGTGATCAATTCTTAGCACATTCTTATTAGTTCATATGAAAATGAATTGTGTTAAGTAAATTAGGTTGCTTATTGCTTTTATTTACTATAATGTAATATGGACCATTCATCATAAGCATTGTATATATTAGTCTTTTGATTAAGTCTATATTTTTTCAATAGAAATGTTGGACTTTATGCCATGATTTATATTTTTCGTTCCATTATATTTCCcaaaatcatttttcatcttgTCACCCATAGAAAATCTAGCTAAATTAATTTAATGATGCACGAAATAGTGAATACATTCAATACACACATTAATACATCAAGTATAAGTTTGTGAGTTATTAGTTGTTCATAATCAATACATGCATTTACATTcaatacacacatgtacatacatatttTTAATACATGTATACATAATTATCATGTTAATAACTTACTAGTTCATAGGTGTGTGGTGGTAGGGTATTTTATTTGTCCTAGTGCATGTAGTCACTTTCCTATAATCGTTGCTCTTATATAGGTCGAAAATGGAAAAATAACTATCATTTTAAcctttaaaattattttcaaaagatAATTAAAAACACCTTTTAGTGAAGGTAATCTTTGTTGAAagatatttttttctttcaaaaaaattatatcgtATGCCTTTGTCTGAAGGTGACATGTGAATCACTTTCAAACTAAGATATTCTTTGAACATAGGTGATTCCAAAATCTTCTTTCAAAGGTCAACCTTTGAATGAAGGTGTTTGGAAAAATTTCTCGACAAGCTTGGAATTTTTTTGTGTCCTCAATTTGTAACCCATTATTGTGGGAATACCCAATCTAATCATTAGTATTTGTGACAATCACATGTAAATATTTTTCTTATTTGAAACTCCTTCTAGTAGAGAGGTATAGGTGATTCCAATATGGTTGTCATTTCTATTTTATAAATGGTTGtcatttaagaatttttggaaCAAGTGGTAGATAAGGTATATGGATTTTTATTAATATTGAtagttataaaaaaaaatataaaaatctaCCACTAAACAAGAAAAGATCAACATAATTTATTTATTCTCTCGTAGAGTTTACTAGTAGGTGATAAATTTTTAATACATATTAATTGCTAACCCTTATATTGATTGATAACTTTTTATTCACTCCCTTTACATGTATTCTAGACCATATTACTTCTCAATTATAATCACTATAATAGATGATTCAACCTCTCTTCCTTCGTATTAGAAATACATTTAAAAGAATTCATATATACATTATTTTACAAATGTGAAAAGACATATATAAATCAATATCCAATTACATTAGTAACATTTTATAGCATCTAAAACTATGGTTATTTCCATTTTTATGCTATAGAAAGATGTACAAGAAGGGGTTGAGTACATAATGGTTgaattcttgaaaatatttattgGTCATTGAGAAAGTGACTTTTTCACCTCTTGGTATTACTTTTGACTACTATGCACCTAATGGGTAAGGCCAAGGAACTAGAAACATGAAAACCATTTTCTATGTATTTTTTCTCGTTTGCCACATTCTAGATGGCCTTGTTCAGATAAGAATTGACTTTAATTGTTTTGATAATAACAATAATAGTAAAGATGATAACTAAAGAGTGTAGAAGAATTTAGCTTTCACAATTTGTAGTTTTTTAATATTATCTAGATAATTTGTTATTACTTATGTGCAGATTTAGTTATATTTGATTTTTTCAgtctttaattaatattttatttgttatttaataTTATCTATACTTTAATCTATATACATATTTACAGTGAAACATAGAAATACTTCAATATATAAATTTAGAACAATTTCTAACATCTCATGCAGCAAGAACAGAAGTAGTTATAATCTGATCATTAGTCTGTCAGACAATCACACCTGAAGATTTAAACCTTATTAAACACAACATAGCATACTCCAAACACCTATTATTTGCTCCAGAGTTTGATATTTTTCCAACGGGCTTCCATACAAAATGAAGAGTTGGTATTAGCGTACACTCCACACTTAAAATAATAGCTATCCCCACCTGAGACATTAACTGCTAAAGTCTCCTTCCCATCTATGAACACATACGCTTTCCTCTGGTCTGTGTCATGAATAACATTCAGATGAAACCACCGATCAAAAACATCTGTAGTCACCAATTGGTCATGGTATCGCCTTAAATTTCCATCGACAACATCTAACATTATCACAGTGGCGGGCCCCACATAGCCATGAATCTGCATCACGCATACTCCATTTGCCCCCTCTGGAACGTACCCATCTCCCTCGAATTGCCACACCCCACTTTTATGGTCCTTTCCCTGCAATACACCACCTTAAATTAAACAAACACAATAACATATTATGTGAATTGTAGAGAAAGATGATGGATTGAAAATAAATCGCTAACCAAGATGCGGATTTCTGTCCTGGGCCTGGTGTTGCTCTGGGGATCATGCGCTTTGTCATATGTGTAAACCCACATGTCATGGACGCCATCAGTGTAGCTGTAACGCTCCGAGAGATTTTTATCATATGGCTTTTGTATCTCAATGTTTTCGTCAGTTAATGTCTGTTGAGTAAAACCATCAGTTGGTGACACAGTTTGTTTTGCATATCCACTTCCTATCCAAATCAAAAGCACACGCAAGAGCGCAAACATCCTGGC is part of the Cryptomeria japonica chromosome 10, Sugi_1.0, whole genome shotgun sequence genome and harbors:
- the LOC131039125 gene encoding citrate-binding protein-like, which produces MARMFALLRVLLIWIGSGYAKQTVSPTDGFTQQTLTDENIEIQKPYDKNLSERYSYTDGVHDMWVYTYDKAHDPQSNTRPRTEIRILGKDHKSGVWQFEGDGYVPEGANGVCVMQIHGYVGPATVIMLDVVDGNLRRYHDQLVTTDVFDRWFHLNVIHDTDQRKAYVFIDGKETLAVNVSGGDSYYFKCGVYANTNSSFCMEARWKNIKLWSK